One region of Desulfatiglans sp. genomic DNA includes:
- a CDS encoding AbrB/MazE/SpoVT family DNA-binding domain-containing protein has protein sequence METTYESYNKGQVTIPQKIREKLNITPAVEIDFVEEKDRIYLVSCSVLRIIQGVNTK, from the coding sequence CTGGAGACAACATATGAGAGTTACAACAAAGGGCAAGTCACTATCCCACAGAAGATTCGTGAGAAATTAAATATAACTCCTGCTGTTGAAATTGATTTTGTAGAAGAAAAGGATCGTATTTATTTGGTAAGTTGCAGCGTCCTCAGGATAATACAGGGTGTTAATACAAAATAA